The Nostoc sp. NIES-3756 DNA window CAACGCAGTAACGCCCGAAGACTAGTTTATCTACTAGCCTGACTCCAGGCCCTAAGCGTGACCATTCAAAGATGACGCTGTTATCTACAGTCGCACCACTACATATCCAACAGTTAGGGCCTATCATCGCTGGGCCTATAATTTTCGCTCCATCTTCAATGCGAGTCATGCCACCAATATAAACTGGGCCTGTGATATCAACTTTGTCCCAATTCACCGCCACATTTAAGCCAGTGTAGATGCCTGGGGCGACCTCATGACCGGGGATTTGCACATTTTTAATTTCCCCTTGCAGTACGCCACGAATCGCTCGCCAGTAGTCGGGAACCTTACCAATATCTACCCATTCAAAATCCATTGGAATGGCATAGAAAGGCGCACCAATTTCCACTAGTTTGGGGAATAGTTGACCACCGATGTCATATTCCACACCAGAAGGAATGTAGTTAAATACCTCTGGCTCGAAAATGTAAATACCTGTGTTGATATTAGTGCTGAGTGCTTCCTCTACCGATGGTTTTTCTTGGAAGGCTTTCACCCGGCTATGTTCGTCGGTGACGACAACACCGTAACTAGAAACTTCTTCTTCAGGAACAGTTTTTGTAATGATAGTAGCGATCGACCCTTTAGATTTATGCCACTTTACTGCCGCAGTCAAATCTAAGTCAATCAAAGCGTCACCGCAAAGTACCACAAAGGTATCGTCGAAAAACGGAGAAAAATCTTGGATGCGACGCATCCCACCAGCAGAACCTATGGCTTCCCCTACCAACTTACCTTCATCATCGATTTTGCCTTCAAATGAATAGGCAATCTGGACACCAAAACGTTGACCATCACGGAAATAGTTTTCAATTTCCTCAGCCAAATGGCTCACATTGACCATAATTTGGTCAAAACCATGCTGACGTAAAAGTTCTAATAAAAATTCCATCACTGGCTTTTGCAGGATTGGAATCATCGGTTTGGGAATCGTGTAGGTAATCGGACGAACGCGAGTACCCTTACCTGCTGCGAGAATCATCGCTTTCATAGTATTTATTCCTCAACCACAAGCCAGTTTACTTTCATTGTGTGATACTTAATCATCAGTTTTTTGAGGTCTGTTTTAAGTAATCCCTAACAACAGGGATAACAGGAATCTACAGTTTATTGCAACCACAGATATGTAGAACTTACGCAATCAGACTCTTTGCTTTGGCAGGATGTAGGGATGTAAGTGTTCAAAGTCCTTACCCCTGTAACCTTTGCCTAAACCCTTGATTTTTGTATCCATGCGTAAGTCCTAGTACGGTTAGATGACAAGCAATTCAGTTATCTTTTTAATTTAATCGGATTTTTGCTTTCCCTGATGCAACAGTCTGTGAATTTACTGAAGCTTCTATATTACTGTTCTTCATAACTTTAGTTCATCGGCTGCTCTAATGATTGGTAGGTGTTAGCTGCATCTGTAATTAGGCGGATTTTCACCTCTTGATAAAA harbors:
- a CDS encoding sugar phosphate nucleotidyltransferase — translated: MKAMILAAGKGTRVRPITYTIPKPMIPILQKPVMEFLLELLRQHGFDQIMVNVSHLAEEIENYFRDGQRFGVQIAYSFEGKIDDEGKLVGEAIGSAGGMRRIQDFSPFFDDTFVVLCGDALIDLDLTAAVKWHKSKGSIATIITKTVPEEEVSSYGVVVTDEHSRVKAFQEKPSVEEALSTNINTGIYIFEPEVFNYIPSGVEYDIGGQLFPKLVEIGAPFYAIPMDFEWVDIGKVPDYWRAIRGVLQGEIKNVQIPGHEVAPGIYTGLNVAVNWDKVDITGPVYIGGMTRIEDGAKIIGPAMIGPNCWICSGATVDNSVIFEWSRLGPGVRLVDKLVFGRYCVDKTGAAIDVQAAALDWLITDARQTPPQHTPVERQAIAELLGTNG